The Desulfovibrio sp. Fe33 genome includes a window with the following:
- a CDS encoding sensor domain-containing diguanylate cyclase gives MVILRGVRIFLALFTAVVLVLVGGGSLIYHIEKDNFLERLKITEANSLELQRVAIERILDRVVADVLFLAEQNELIMHLDTGDRRAVMDMEREYLHLAASRRDYDQIRFLNEQGVEQVRINYRNGLGEVVPESRLQDKSGRYYFEETFALNEGNIFLSPMDLNVEHGLIEQPARPMLRIGTPVFDTYRRKRGIVLINYNAQDLLDTILWTGTTAEGLSLLLNCQGYWLLGPTPDDEWGFMYPGRKDVSFANSFPAEWHSFKAGEQGQLLTENGLFTFAKLHPLAHMQKFSIKLNALAVASAGAGVSAPYVWTLASRVHPDVLNGPANRLKLKLLGFGGALFIIMNFGAWTLAMAVARRRIYQDQLVEAALFDALTGLPNRKLFFDRLDSAMVSAERYERRLALVYIDLDGFKAVNDTKGHDAGDELLKRVSAILTGSVRKSDTVSRLGGDEFAVILSQVGSVQDAALVGEKIVSELRAPIALKSGPVTIGASVGVAVFPEHGHSEEDLIKKADQAMYISKNKGKNTCTLADSSRCADD, from the coding sequence ATGGTCATTCTGCGGGGGGTGCGTATTTTCCTGGCGCTTTTCACTGCCGTCGTCCTCGTCCTCGTGGGCGGCGGTTCCCTCATATATCATATTGAAAAGGACAATTTCCTCGAACGGCTGAAGATCACGGAAGCCAACTCGCTGGAGCTGCAACGAGTGGCCATCGAGCGGATTCTCGACCGCGTCGTGGCCGACGTCCTGTTCCTGGCCGAGCAGAACGAGCTCATCATGCACCTGGACACCGGCGACCGGCGGGCCGTTATGGACATGGAGCGGGAGTACCTGCACCTGGCGGCCAGCCGCCGGGACTACGACCAGATCCGCTTCCTGAACGAACAGGGCGTGGAACAGGTACGCATCAACTACCGTAACGGTCTGGGCGAAGTCGTCCCCGAGAGCCGCCTTCAGGATAAAAGCGGGCGCTATTACTTCGAGGAGACCTTCGCCCTGAACGAGGGAAATATCTTCCTCTCCCCCATGGACCTCAACGTAGAACACGGCCTGATAGAGCAGCCGGCGCGGCCCATGCTGCGCATCGGCACGCCCGTGTTCGACACATACAGGCGCAAGCGGGGCATCGTCCTCATCAACTACAACGCGCAGGACCTTCTGGACACCATACTCTGGACGGGCACCACGGCGGAGGGGCTGAGTCTGCTCCTCAACTGCCAGGGCTACTGGCTCCTGGGGCCCACGCCGGACGACGAGTGGGGGTTCATGTATCCCGGCCGGAAAGACGTCTCCTTCGCCAACAGCTTCCCGGCCGAGTGGCACAGCTTCAAGGCGGGCGAGCAAGGCCAGCTCCTGACCGAAAACGGCCTGTTCACCTTCGCCAAGCTGCACCCACTGGCCCATATGCAGAAATTCAGCATCAAATTGAACGCCCTCGCGGTGGCGTCCGCCGGTGCCGGAGTCTCCGCCCCCTACGTCTGGACCCTGGCCTCACGGGTGCATCCCGACGTCCTGAACGGTCCGGCGAACCGGCTCAAGCTCAAACTGCTCGGATTCGGCGGCGCGCTCTTCATCATCATGAACTTCGGCGCGTGGACACTGGCGATGGCCGTGGCCCGGCGTCGGATATACCAGGACCAGTTGGTGGAGGCGGCCTTGTTCGACGCCCTGACCGGCCTGCCCAACCGCAAACTTTTCTTCGACCGGCTGGATTCGGCCATGGTCTCGGCCGAACGCTACGAACGCAGGCTGGCCCTGGTCTACATCGATCTCGACGGCTTCAAGGCGGTCAACGACACCAAGGGCCATGACGCGGGCGACGAACTGCTCAAGAGAGTGAGCGCCATTCTGACAGGCTCGGTGAGAAAATCCGACACCGTGTCGAGGCTGGGCGGCGACGAATTCGCGGTCATCCTGAGCCAGGTGGGCAGCGTGCAGGACGCGGCGCTGGTCGGCGAAAAGATCGTCTCGGAACTGCGCGCGCCCATCGCCCTCAAGTCGGGTCCCGTGACCATCGGCGCCAGCGTGGGCGTGGCCGTATTCCCGGAACACGGCCACTCCGAAGAGGACCTGATAAAAAAGGCGGACCAGGCCATGTACATCTCCAAGAACAAAGGCAAGAACACCTGCACCCTGGCCGACTCGTCCCGCTGCGCCGACGACTGA
- a CDS encoding CBS domain-containing protein, whose amino-acid sequence MYVGLKMLRDFVKVTPQTLVKEAQKRLEENKLWMLLVVNDDGKLVGYVRKEDISAALPSIMTSLEKHEINYLMSKLTVEKIYRTDIKTVSPETEIEGAADMMYEMNLAGLAVVDDEGELIGYINRNVMLDVLAEEMGYREGGSRLTLEVEDRSGVLYEVAGVIANMKMSIISTGTFFYNGRRIVVVRIDTEDPSTVATALAERGYKLVAPEDFRGEWT is encoded by the coding sequence ATGTACGTCGGACTGAAAATGCTTCGCGACTTCGTCAAGGTCACCCCCCAGACGCTGGTCAAGGAGGCCCAGAAACGGCTTGAGGAAAACAAGCTCTGGATGCTCCTGGTGGTGAACGACGACGGAAAGCTTGTCGGCTACGTTCGCAAGGAAGATATTTCGGCCGCGCTGCCCAGCATCATGACTTCCCTGGAGAAGCACGAGATCAATTACCTGATGAGCAAGCTGACGGTGGAGAAAATCTACCGCACCGACATCAAGACCGTATCGCCGGAGACCGAGATCGAGGGCGCGGCGGACATGATGTACGAGATGAACCTGGCCGGGCTGGCCGTGGTCGACGACGAGGGCGAGCTCATAGGTTACATCAACCGCAACGTCATGCTCGACGTCCTGGCCGAGGAGATGGGCTACCGCGAGGGCGGCAGCCGCCTGACCCTCGAAGTCGAGGACCGTTCGGGCGTGCTCTACGAGGTCGCCGGGGTCATCGCCAACATGAAGATGTCCATCATTTCCACCGGCACCTTCTTTTACAACGGACGCCGCATCGTGGTCGTCCGAATAGATACCGAAGACCCCTCCACGGTCGCCACGGCGCTCGCGGAGCGGGGCTACAAACTGGTCGCTCCCGAGGATTTCCGGGGGGAGTGGACCTAG
- a CDS encoding ABC transporter ATP-binding protein, with protein MAYLDVRDVTLTFKGIAALMGVSFSVEKGTIASLIGPNGAGKTSMLNCISGRYTPDGGVRGPSSIKLDGECLLSLPAHRRTELGLSRTFQNIALFKGLSVLDNLMVGRHGRIGYGLLSSILYFGRTVRTERSHRRRVEDVIDFLNLSPYRHHHAGRLPYGVRKRVELGRALAAEPKLILLDEPMAGMNLEETEDMARYILDIAEEWGVTALLVEHDMGVVMDISDKVVVIDFGSKIAEGTPDEVQANPDVVRAYLGTEDAAFMGR; from the coding sequence ATGGCCTACCTCGACGTCCGCGACGTTACGCTCACCTTCAAGGGCATCGCCGCGCTCATGGGCGTGTCCTTCTCAGTGGAGAAGGGGACCATCGCGTCCCTCATCGGTCCCAACGGGGCCGGAAAGACCTCCATGCTCAACTGCATCAGCGGCCGCTACACCCCGGACGGGGGCGTGCGCGGGCCAAGCTCCATCAAGCTGGACGGCGAATGCCTGCTCTCCCTGCCCGCGCACAGGCGCACGGAGCTGGGACTGTCCAGGACATTCCAGAACATAGCCCTATTCAAGGGCTTGTCCGTCCTCGACAACCTCATGGTCGGTCGGCATGGCCGCATCGGCTATGGGCTGCTGTCGTCCATCCTCTACTTCGGCAGGACCGTGCGCACCGAGCGCAGCCACCGCCGCAGGGTGGAGGACGTCATCGACTTCCTGAACCTATCCCCATACCGCCATCATCACGCGGGGCGGCTGCCCTACGGCGTGCGCAAGCGGGTCGAGCTCGGCCGGGCCCTGGCCGCCGAGCCCAAGCTCATTCTTCTGGACGAGCCCATGGCGGGCATGAACCTCGAAGAGACCGAGGACATGGCCCGATACATCCTGGACATTGCCGAGGAGTGGGGCGTCACCGCCCTGCTGGTCGAACACGACATGGGAGTTGTCATGGACATCTCCGACAAGGTCGTGGTCATCGACTTCGGCTCCAAGATCGCCGAGGGCACGCCGGACGAAGTGCAGGCGAATCCGGACGTCGTCAGGGCCTATCTGGGCACCGAGGACGCCGCGTTCATGGGGAGGTAG
- a CDS encoding AMP-binding protein, which produces MAKPYMTTLPRLLVAQAGDRPRKTALREKAWGVWQAVSWEESLRITAEFACGLEALGLGKGDIVILIGDNRPEWIWAELAIQGLGGMALGLYQDSPAEEIEYVFALSQCRLVVAEDQEQVDKMLSFRRRLPELRNIVYHEPKGLKAYEAKVEGLASFDAVRRMGRVRGGDCLARFRDLVHKGKPDDPCLVATTSGTTGRPKLAVLSHKNLLSMAHNLGRHDPKTASDEFVSFLPLAWMGEQMMAVASALLFGFCVNFPETPATASADSREIGPHFIFSPPRVYESIAAKVAGDIMETSPLKRYLYNRLLPVGYEYVDTVFAGGTPSPWLRFKYFLADQGLFRALRDRLGFSRVRSATTGGAALGPDIFRFFHAMGVNLKQIYGQTEIAGISCIHKEGEVDFTSVGAPIPETEVRISDEGEIQSRSPAVFLGYYRNEEATRETLTPDGWLLSGDAGYFDDNGRLVVIDRLKDVMRLADGTRFSPQFLENKLKFSPFLRESVVLGDGRGFVAAILCIDMAIVGHWAESRMITYTTYQDLAAKEEIYSLIREEVAKTNAGLPEETRIRRFCLLYKELDPDDSELTRTRKVRRGTINERYGALIDALYTDACVLSLETEIAYQDGRVRRMCGDIRIEDMEG; this is translated from the coding sequence ATGGCCAAACCGTACATGACCACGCTGCCCCGGTTGCTTGTCGCGCAGGCCGGGGACCGGCCCCGCAAGACCGCCCTGCGCGAAAAGGCCTGGGGAGTCTGGCAGGCCGTATCCTGGGAGGAGTCCCTGCGCATCACCGCCGAGTTCGCCTGCGGGCTGGAGGCCCTGGGCCTTGGCAAGGGGGATATCGTCATCCTCATCGGCGACAACCGGCCCGAGTGGATCTGGGCCGAGCTGGCCATCCAGGGGCTGGGCGGCATGGCCCTCGGGCTGTATCAGGATTCCCCGGCCGAGGAGATCGAATACGTCTTCGCCCTGTCCCAATGCCGCCTGGTGGTCGCCGAGGACCAGGAGCAGGTGGACAAGATGCTTTCCTTCCGCCGGAGGCTGCCGGAACTGCGGAATATAGTCTACCACGAGCCCAAGGGGCTCAAGGCCTACGAGGCGAAGGTGGAGGGGCTTGCGAGTTTCGATGCCGTGCGCCGTATGGGCCGGGTGAGGGGGGGCGACTGCCTGGCCCGGTTCCGGGACCTGGTCCACAAGGGAAAGCCGGACGATCCGTGCCTCGTCGCCACCACATCGGGCACCACGGGCCGTCCCAAGCTGGCCGTGCTTTCCCACAAGAACCTGCTGTCCATGGCGCATAATCTGGGCAGGCACGATCCCAAGACGGCGAGCGACGAGTTCGTCTCCTTCCTGCCGCTGGCCTGGATGGGGGAGCAGATGATGGCCGTGGCCTCGGCCCTGCTCTTCGGGTTCTGCGTCAACTTCCCCGAAACCCCGGCCACGGCCTCGGCGGATTCCCGCGAGATCGGCCCGCATTTCATCTTCTCTCCGCCGCGCGTGTATGAGTCCATCGCGGCCAAGGTGGCGGGCGACATCATGGAAACCTCCCCGCTCAAGCGGTACCTTTACAACCGGCTTCTGCCCGTGGGCTACGAGTACGTGGACACGGTTTTCGCGGGCGGGACGCCTTCGCCGTGGCTCCGGTTCAAGTATTTCCTGGCCGACCAGGGGCTGTTCCGCGCCCTGCGCGACAGGTTGGGCTTTTCGCGCGTCCGCTCGGCCACCACCGGCGGCGCGGCTCTCGGGCCGGACATCTTCCGCTTTTTTCACGCCATGGGCGTCAATCTCAAGCAGATTTACGGCCAGACCGAGATCGCGGGCATTTCCTGCATCCACAAGGAGGGCGAGGTGGACTTCACCTCCGTGGGCGCGCCCATTCCCGAAACCGAGGTGCGCATTTCGGACGAGGGTGAAATCCAGTCCCGGTCGCCCGCCGTCTTCCTGGGCTACTACCGGAACGAGGAGGCCACCCGCGAGACTCTGACCCCGGACGGCTGGCTGCTTTCGGGCGACGCGGGCTACTTCGACGACAACGGGCGGCTGGTGGTCATCGACCGGCTCAAGGACGTCATGCGCCTTGCCGACGGCACCCGGTTTTCGCCCCAGTTCCTGGAGAACAAGCTCAAGTTCTCGCCGTTCCTGCGCGAGTCCGTGGTCCTGGGCGACGGCCGCGGGTTCGTGGCGGCCATCCTGTGCATCGACATGGCCATCGTGGGCCATTGGGCCGAGTCCAGGATGATTACCTACACCACCTATCAGGACCTGGCCGCCAAGGAGGAGATTTACTCGCTCATCCGGGAAGAGGTGGCCAAGACCAACGCAGGCCTGCCCGAGGAGACGCGCATCCGGCGGTTCTGCCTGCTCTACAAGGAGCTGGACCCGGACGACAGCGAGCTGACCCGCACGCGGAAGGTCCGGCGCGGGACCATCAACGAGCGGTACGGCGCGCTTATCGACGCGCTCTACACCGACGCCTGCGTCCTCAGCCTCGAAACCGAGATCGCCTATCAGGACGGCCGGGTAAGGCGGATGTGCGGCGATATCCGCATCGAAGACATGGAGGGCTAA
- a CDS encoding branched-chain amino acid ABC transporter permease has protein sequence MEYYLQLIVNGLVVGSIYSLVALGFVVIYKATKVVNFAQGELVMAGAYVCFALTVQFHIPFIWAFFITLAFSVLLGLAIERMVLRPLIGEEHISVIMVTVGMSSVLKSLVQLFWGTQIRVYPQVLPTEPVMVAGLPVAPVYIAAFILSALLFAVFSVFFKFSRMGVAMRATAFDQQAAQSMGIGIKNIFAMSWCIACVVSAVGGVILGNINGINAHIGHLGLKVFPAVILGGLDSLLGAALGGLIIGVLENVCDGAARQLLGLGGFREVAAFIVLVVILMIKPYGLFGTKEIERL, from the coding sequence GTGGAATACTACCTGCAACTCATCGTCAACGGCCTGGTGGTCGGCTCCATCTATTCCCTGGTGGCACTCGGTTTCGTGGTCATCTACAAGGCCACCAAGGTGGTCAACTTCGCCCAGGGCGAACTGGTCATGGCCGGGGCCTACGTCTGTTTCGCCCTGACGGTCCAGTTCCACATTCCGTTCATCTGGGCCTTTTTCATCACCCTGGCCTTTTCCGTGCTGCTTGGCCTGGCCATCGAGCGCATGGTGCTCAGGCCGCTCATCGGCGAGGAGCACATTTCGGTCATCATGGTCACCGTGGGCATGAGCTCGGTGCTCAAGTCCCTGGTCCAGCTCTTCTGGGGCACGCAGATCAGGGTCTACCCCCAGGTCCTGCCCACCGAGCCGGTCATGGTGGCCGGGCTGCCCGTGGCTCCGGTGTATATCGCGGCCTTTATCCTCTCCGCGCTCCTGTTCGCGGTCTTTTCCGTCTTCTTCAAGTTCTCGCGCATGGGCGTGGCCATGCGGGCCACGGCCTTCGATCAGCAGGCCGCCCAGTCCATGGGCATCGGCATCAAGAACATCTTCGCCATGAGCTGGTGCATCGCCTGCGTTGTCTCGGCCGTGGGCGGGGTCATCCTCGGCAACATCAACGGCATCAACGCCCACATCGGCCACCTGGGGCTCAAGGTCTTCCCGGCGGTCATCCTCGGCGGCCTGGACTCCCTGCTCGGCGCGGCCCTCGGGGGGCTGATTATCGGCGTGCTCGAAAACGTCTGCGACGGCGCGGCGCGGCAGCTCCTGGGCCTGGGCGGGTTCAGGGAGGTGGCGGCCTTCATCGTCCTGGTCGTCATCCTGATGATAAAGCCCTACGGCCTGTTCGGAACCAAAGAGATTGAGAGGTTGTAG
- a CDS encoding branched-chain amino acid ABC transporter permease: MQGKCGLFFTTYRAEAQVFPSGFQKSMVGLFLAVLCAAPFVLNTHLTSIVNLVFISVIGAVSLNLLTGVCGQISLGHGAFLGVGAYAAGQCSVHGVPFPLAILTGGLVTALVGMVFGVPSLRLKGIYLAIATLAAQLVLEYAFLHGGALTGGSNGLLLTPPSIFGFVFDSETRMYFLLLAFAAGALLMVTNIMRSKYGRAFVSIRDFHLSAEIVGVNLFRYKLVAFGVSSFLAGVAGGLWGHYTGYISAEQFNIGLSISYLAMIIIGGLGSVLGSVFGAVFVVLLPEVLNAAANTLAGFWPGIALHVVAMREGVFGLALILFLIFEPEGLAHRWRLIKAYWKLYPFAH; encoded by the coding sequence ATGCAGGGCAAATGCGGACTCTTCTTCACCACCTACAGGGCCGAGGCCCAGGTCTTTCCATCCGGGTTCCAGAAAAGCATGGTCGGCCTGTTCCTGGCGGTCCTGTGCGCGGCCCCGTTCGTCCTGAACACCCATCTGACCTCCATCGTCAATCTGGTCTTTATTTCGGTCATCGGAGCGGTGTCGCTCAACCTGCTGACCGGCGTGTGCGGCCAGATATCCCTGGGGCACGGCGCGTTTCTGGGCGTGGGGGCCTACGCGGCGGGGCAATGTTCGGTCCACGGCGTACCCTTTCCCCTGGCCATTCTTACGGGCGGGCTGGTCACGGCCCTGGTGGGCATGGTCTTCGGCGTGCCGTCGCTGAGGCTCAAGGGCATCTATCTGGCCATTGCCACCCTGGCCGCCCAACTGGTCCTCGAATACGCCTTTCTGCACGGCGGCGCGCTGACCGGCGGTTCCAACGGGCTGCTCCTGACGCCGCCGTCCATCTTCGGGTTCGTCTTCGACTCCGAGACGCGCATGTATTTCCTGCTTCTGGCCTTTGCGGCCGGAGCGTTGCTCATGGTCACCAACATCATGCGAAGCAAATATGGCCGGGCGTTCGTGTCCATCCGCGACTTCCACCTGTCCGCCGAGATCGTGGGCGTGAACCTGTTCCGGTACAAGCTCGTGGCCTTCGGGGTCAGTTCGTTCCTGGCGGGCGTGGCGGGCGGCCTGTGGGGGCATTACACCGGGTACATCTCGGCGGAGCAGTTCAACATCGGCCTGTCCATCTCCTATCTGGCCATGATTATCATAGGCGGCCTGGGGTCGGTCCTCGGATCGGTCTTCGGGGCCGTGTTCGTCGTGCTTTTGCCGGAGGTCCTGAATGCGGCGGCCAACACCCTCGCCGGGTTCTGGCCGGGCATAGCCCTGCATGTGGTGGCCATGCGCGAAGGGGTGTTCGGCCTGGCGCTCATCCTCTTTCTCATTTTCGAGCCCGAAGGACTGGCCCATCGCTGGCGGCTGATAAAGGCGTATTGGAAACTCTATCCGTTCGCCCACTAG
- a CDS encoding ABC transporter substrate-binding protein, translating to MRVGKIITAVCTLLLAGLVLMGCGGGEEKPAATSEKKAEPIRVGGLVDLSGPTSSVGAPYAEGLKGGVEYVNGLGGVNGRPLVFDLQDTAYKVQQGLSLYKKMVNTDHVVCILGYGSAVTEALVPTLAKDKVPNLSASYSAHLTDPKVAPYNFFSAADYSTQCRAAIKYFKDGWTESRAPRIAFIYPDHPYGLAPIKGGKEYAEELGFEIVGEANVALNAIDATTELLPLKDAAPDYCWIGGTTPSTSVILKSAKNIGMDTTFFINIWGCDENLSKLAGADADGVYSNQAAAVYGQDVPGMKAIMEITANQPQMTHYTRGFVSVLVMAEGMKRALANGELTGESLKNALETLRDFDPMGLAPLISYFPDDHRPNMAVFLYTVKDGKLAFVKEQILERREDWLGH from the coding sequence ATGAGGGTTGGAAAAATCATAACCGCGGTCTGCACCCTGCTTTTAGCCGGGCTGGTGCTCATGGGCTGCGGAGGCGGGGAAGAAAAACCGGCTGCCACTTCCGAAAAGAAGGCTGAGCCCATCCGCGTCGGCGGGCTGGTCGACCTGTCCGGCCCCACCTCGTCCGTGGGCGCGCCCTACGCCGAGGGGCTCAAGGGCGGGGTCGAGTACGTCAACGGGCTAGGGGGCGTCAACGGCCGCCCCCTCGTCTTCGATTTGCAGGATACCGCCTACAAGGTGCAGCAGGGCCTTTCCCTGTACAAGAAGATGGTCAATACCGACCATGTGGTCTGCATCCTGGGATACGGCTCGGCAGTGACCGAGGCCCTGGTTCCCACCCTGGCCAAGGACAAGGTGCCGAACCTGTCCGCCTCCTATTCGGCCCATCTGACCGATCCGAAGGTGGCCCCGTACAACTTCTTCAGCGCCGCCGACTATTCCACCCAGTGCCGGGCGGCCATCAAGTACTTCAAGGACGGCTGGACCGAGTCGCGCGCTCCGCGCATCGCCTTCATCTACCCCGATCACCCCTACGGGCTGGCCCCCATCAAGGGCGGCAAGGAGTACGCGGAGGAGCTGGGCTTCGAGATCGTGGGCGAGGCCAACGTGGCGCTCAACGCCATCGACGCCACCACCGAGCTGCTGCCGCTCAAGGACGCGGCCCCGGACTACTGCTGGATCGGAGGCACCACTCCGTCCACCTCGGTCATTCTCAAGTCGGCCAAGAACATCGGCATGGATACGACCTTTTTCATCAATATCTGGGGGTGCGACGAGAATCTGTCCAAGCTGGCGGGCGCGGATGCGGACGGCGTCTATTCCAACCAAGCCGCCGCGGTCTACGGGCAGGACGTGCCTGGCATGAAGGCGATCATGGAGATCACCGCCAACCAGCCGCAGATGACGCACTACACCCGCGGCTTCGTCTCGGTGCTGGTCATGGCCGAGGGCATGAAGCGGGCGTTGGCCAACGGCGAGCTTACCGGCGAGTCGCTCAAGAACGCCCTGGAGACCTTGCGTGATTTCGATCCCATGGGGCTGGCTCCGCTCATCTCCTACTTCCCTGACGACCACCGCCCGAACATGGCCGTGTTCCTCTACACCGTAAAGGACGGGAAACTGGCGTTCGTGAAGGAGCAGATTCTCGAACGGCGGGAGGACTGGCTCGGCCATTAG
- a CDS encoding ABC transporter ATP-binding protein, which translates to MNDILRVENLEVVYNDVVLVLKGLSLACPEGRITALLGANGAGKSTTLKAISGLLQCEDGEVTDGAVVYRGEPIQGLPPERIVRKGIFQVMEGRRIFEDLTVEENLRCGAFTRPGSETADSLALVYEYFPRLKERRKQLAGYMSGGEQQMCAIGRAIMAKPRLLLLDEPSLGLAPLLVEEIFDIIKRFNRQEGVAVLLVEQNARAALSVAETAYIMENGRVVMDGTAREFMDNPDVQEFYLGMGRSGDRKSYRDVKHYRRRKRWLG; encoded by the coding sequence GTGAACGACATACTCAGAGTCGAGAATCTGGAAGTGGTCTACAACGACGTGGTGCTGGTCCTGAAGGGGTTGTCCCTGGCCTGTCCCGAGGGACGGATCACCGCGTTGCTCGGCGCGAACGGAGCGGGCAAGTCCACGACGCTGAAGGCGATCTCCGGCCTGTTGCAGTGCGAGGACGGCGAGGTCACGGACGGCGCGGTGGTCTACCGGGGCGAGCCCATCCAGGGGCTTCCGCCGGAACGGATTGTGCGCAAGGGAATTTTCCAGGTCATGGAGGGCCGCCGCATTTTCGAGGACCTGACCGTTGAGGAGAACCTGCGTTGCGGGGCGTTCACCCGGCCCGGTTCGGAGACCGCCGACTCTCTGGCCCTGGTGTACGAATATTTCCCGAGGCTCAAGGAACGGCGCAAACAGCTCGCGGGCTACATGTCCGGCGGGGAGCAGCAGATGTGCGCCATCGGCAGGGCGATCATGGCAAAGCCCCGGCTGCTGTTGCTCGACGAGCCTTCCCTGGGCCTGGCGCCGCTTCTGGTGGAGGAGATTTTCGACATCATCAAGCGGTTCAACCGGCAGGAGGGCGTGGCCGTGCTGTTGGTGGAGCAGAACGCGCGCGCCGCTTTATCCGTGGCCGAGACCGCCTACATCATGGAAAACGGCAGGGTGGTCATGGACGGGACGGCCCGGGAGTTTATGGACAACCCCGACGTGCAGGAATTCTACCTGGGCATGGGGCGCTCCGGCGACAGGAAAAGCTACCGGGACGTGAAGCATTACCGCAGGCGGAAGCGGTGGCTCGGATGA
- a CDS encoding phenylacetate--CoA ligase family protein, with protein MYYTEYETEPREKRMKRKWKGVRDVLAAAERSSGEFQARLREMGATARDFKGWEDFAKIPPLRKKDIVEWQREHGIGWFLSVSPGELSRIYQSPGPIFDPEGREPDYWAWSEGFFAAGFRPGDIVQMTFSYHMTPAGLMLEEPLRDIGCAVIPAGPGNTEKQIEFLTTLPVTAFVGMTSYLKVIGEKAMAAGLDPQQDFHLKKAYVAAEPLPESLRAEVEEMFGITVRQGYGTADVGCIAYECRELGGMHLSNYRHVEICDPATGLPVPDGEVGEVVVTPFFTDYPLVRLATGDLSSMDLSECGCGRTARKLTGWKGRADDTAKVKGQFVYPGQAATVFSGYPSISGWQIRVKRVMDMDVLVVVAETAQPFDTESFEADFQATMKLRPVVETCAPGSLPDDAPRLVDERTFD; from the coding sequence ATGTACTACACCGAATATGAGACCGAGCCGCGCGAGAAGCGGATGAAGCGCAAGTGGAAGGGCGTGCGGGACGTGCTGGCGGCGGCGGAACGGTCGTCGGGCGAGTTCCAGGCCAGATTGCGGGAGATGGGCGCGACCGCCCGGGATTTCAAGGGGTGGGAGGATTTCGCGAAAATTCCGCCCCTGCGCAAGAAGGATATCGTCGAATGGCAGCGGGAACACGGCATCGGCTGGTTCCTGAGCGTCAGTCCGGGCGAGCTGTCGCGCATCTACCAGTCGCCGGGGCCGATCTTCGATCCCGAGGGGCGCGAACCGGATTACTGGGCATGGTCCGAGGGGTTCTTCGCCGCCGGATTCCGGCCGGGCGATATCGTCCAGATGACCTTTTCCTATCACATGACTCCGGCCGGGCTGATGCTGGAGGAGCCGTTGCGGGACATCGGGTGCGCCGTCATTCCGGCCGGTCCGGGAAACACGGAGAAGCAGATCGAGTTTCTGACAACGCTTCCCGTCACGGCGTTCGTGGGCATGACCAGCTACCTGAAGGTCATCGGCGAAAAGGCCATGGCGGCGGGGCTGGACCCGCAGCAGGATTTCCATTTGAAAAAGGCGTACGTCGCGGCCGAACCATTGCCCGAATCCCTGCGCGCCGAAGTGGAGGAGATGTTCGGCATCACTGTCCGGCAGGGGTACGGCACGGCCGACGTGGGCTGCATCGCCTACGAGTGCCGAGAACTGGGCGGTATGCATCTGTCCAACTATCGGCATGTGGAGATATGCGATCCGGCCACCGGGCTGCCCGTGCCGGACGGGGAAGTGGGCGAGGTGGTGGTCACTCCCTTCTTCACCGACTACCCTCTCGTCCGCCTGGCCACGGGCGACCTTTCGTCCATGGATTTGAGCGAGTGCGGTTGCGGACGCACGGCCAGAAAGCTTACCGGATGGAAAGGCCGGGCCGACGACACGGCCAAGGTCAAGGGTCAGTTCGTGTATCCGGGACAAGCCGCCACGGTCTTTTCCGGATATCCGTCCATTTCCGGCTGGCAGATCAGAGTAAAGCGTGTTATGGACATGGACGTACTCGTGGTTGTGGCCGAAACGGCGCAGCCTTTCGATACGGAAAGTTTCGAGGCCGACTTCCAGGCTACGATGAAATTGCGACCAGTCGTCGAGACCTGTGCCCCCGGCTCCCTGCCGGATGATGCGCCCCGTCTCGTCGATGAAAGAACTTTCGATTAA
- a CDS encoding IscA/HesB family protein, with amino-acid sequence MITVTESAQNELIKYFEDKETQPIRVHLADGGCSGPRLSLALDELREGDKSVEQGDLTFLINEELAEASGAVSIDMTPYGFTVSSENQIGGGGCGCSSCGTGSCGC; translated from the coding sequence ATGATCACAGTCACCGAATCCGCTCAGAATGAACTGATCAAATATTTCGAAGACAAGGAAACGCAGCCCATCCGCGTGCATCTGGCCGACGGCGGCTGCTCCGGCCCGCGCCTGTCCCTGGCGTTGGACGAGCTTCGCGAGGGCGACAAGTCCGTGGAGCAGGGCGACCTGACCTTCCTCATCAATGAAGAACTGGCCGAAGCCTCGGGCGCTGTGTCCATCGACATGACCCCCTACGGTTTCACCGTCTCCTCCGAGAACCAGATCGGCGGCGGAGGCTGCGGCTGCTCGTCCTGCGGCACCGGCTCCTGCGGCTGCTAA